One window of the Lysobacterales bacterium genome contains the following:
- the purD gene encoding phosphoribosylamine--glycine ligase, with protein sequence MKVLVIGGGGREHALAWKLGRSSRVSEVLVAPGNAGTAREPGLRNVAIAITDLDGLLALARGEGVGLTVVGPEAPLAAGLVDRFQAAGLRCFGPSQAAAQLEASKAFSKDFLARHGIPTARYAVFGSLEPALAYVRDHGAPIVVKADGLAAGKGVTVATTVAEAESALRDCFQGELGQAGARVVIEEFLDGEEASYIVVASGRRFVAMASSQDHKRLGEADTGPNTGGMGAYSPAPVVTPEIAARIEAEVIVPTLAGMADEGRPFTGFLYAGIMVMADGTPKVLEFNVRFGDPETQPVMLRLRSDLVEVLEAALDGHPDSVAPDWDPRPSLGIVMAAAGYPARGRTGDPIDGLGEDDRNDVKVFHAGTALADDGSVRTAGGRVLTVCALGDDVLQARDRALARVDSIGFAGAQHRRDIGWRAIARDAPGPRLADS encoded by the coding sequence ATGAAAGTGCTCGTGATCGGCGGCGGCGGCCGCGAACATGCCCTGGCCTGGAAGCTGGGCCGCTCGTCCCGGGTCAGCGAGGTCCTGGTCGCGCCCGGCAACGCCGGCACCGCGCGCGAGCCCGGCCTGCGCAACGTCGCGATCGCCATTACCGACCTCGATGGCCTGCTGGCCCTGGCGCGCGGGGAAGGCGTCGGCCTGACCGTGGTCGGCCCCGAGGCGCCGCTGGCCGCGGGCCTGGTCGACCGTTTCCAGGCCGCCGGCCTGCGCTGCTTCGGCCCGAGCCAGGCAGCCGCCCAGCTCGAGGCGTCCAAGGCCTTCAGCAAGGACTTCCTCGCCCGACACGGCATCCCGACCGCCCGCTACGCGGTGTTCGGGTCGCTGGAGCCCGCCCTGGCGTACGTGCGCGACCACGGCGCACCGATCGTGGTGAAGGCCGACGGACTCGCCGCCGGCAAGGGGGTCACCGTGGCGACCACGGTGGCGGAGGCGGAGTCCGCGCTGCGCGATTGCTTCCAGGGCGAGTTGGGGCAGGCCGGCGCCCGCGTGGTGATCGAGGAGTTCCTCGACGGCGAGGAGGCCAGCTACATCGTGGTCGCCTCCGGCCGCCGCTTCGTCGCCATGGCCAGCTCGCAGGACCACAAGCGGCTGGGTGAGGCCGATACCGGCCCCAACACCGGGGGCATGGGCGCCTATTCGCCCGCGCCGGTGGTGACCCCGGAGATCGCCGCCCGGATCGAGGCCGAGGTGATCGTACCGACCCTGGCCGGCATGGCCGACGAGGGGCGGCCATTCACCGGATTCCTCTACGCCGGCATCATGGTGATGGCGGACGGCACACCGAAGGTGCTCGAGTTCAACGTGCGCTTCGGCGACCCGGAGACGCAGCCGGTGATGCTGCGCCTGCGCTCGGACCTGGTCGAGGTGCTCGAGGCCGCGCTTGACGGGCACCCCGATTCGGTAGCTCCGGATTGGGACCCGCGCCCCAGCCTGGGCATCGTCATGGCAGCCGCGGGCTACCCGGCGCGCGGACGCACCGGCGACCCCATCGACGGACTGGGCGAGGACGACCGGAACGACGTCAAGGTTTTCCATGCCGGCACCGCGTTGGCAGACGATGGCAGCGTGCGGACGGCAGGCGGGCGGGTGCTCACGGTCTGCGCGCTCGGCGACGATGTCCTCCAGGCCCGGGACCGGGCACTGGCGCGGGTCGACTCGATCGGCTTTGCCGGTGCCCAGCACCGGCGCGACATCGGCTGGCGGGCGATCGCCCGCGATGCGCCCGGTCCGCGCCTGGCGGACAGCTAG
- a CDS encoding TonB-dependent receptor: MTRILPTLAAGAVALALHTPGIARADAVDSLDDAGETARRLDRVQITATRREEAALEIPVAVTVVDSEDILRMAPQTVADLLHGEPGTYVQQTTPGQGVVIIRGLKGSEVLHLVDGFRLNNAFFRNAPNQYVALVDPLNLAGIEAVRGPMSTLYGSDAMGGVVQFLTPEPRFAGADWQAGGLLRGRWSSADRSWHGRAGFETGRDGVAITGGVSWQDVGTLRVGGGERLPFTQFQQRSGDLKLLLTPAGSAHALMASFQYSKQPETPRHDALVPGFGQSLPDNAEFLFKPQAREFGHLRYRYTDALPFADDIEVHLGRQKVVDDRTTRETGTANRDLERNASILRGITAQMTKTLGERHFLTYGVEWYDDRVDSFRERVNINTGAVTARPSRYPDGSTMASLAAYVADDWLITDRLDVNLGLRYSRFDIDLPPTINGIGVSLSPSDVNGHLGLAFKLGEHLRLVGNAGRGFRAPNIFDLGTFGDRPSNRFNIPNPDLAPETVNTFDLGLKYVDPAWQWELMAFRSNYRDKITSVLTGELTDTGRAIVQSRNATRLVLEGLESGLRWMPTAEWQVYATGTWTRGDERFEGEQYPADRIPPLFGKLGARWAFAPGWELEGWSVYAGSQDRLSPRDASDARINPQGTAGWATVNARVGWQATEAVMLQLTAANLADKRYREHGSGLDEPGRNLSLALDWRF; encoded by the coding sequence ATGACACGAATCCTGCCGACCCTGGCGGCCGGCGCAGTTGCGCTTGCCTTGCACACTCCGGGCATCGCCCGGGCCGATGCCGTCGACTCGCTGGACGACGCGGGGGAGACGGCACGCCGCCTCGATCGCGTACAGATCACGGCGACGCGCCGCGAAGAGGCAGCCCTCGAGATCCCGGTGGCGGTGACGGTCGTGGATTCCGAGGACATCCTGCGCATGGCGCCGCAGACGGTTGCCGACCTTCTGCACGGCGAGCCCGGCACCTACGTCCAGCAGACCACGCCCGGCCAGGGCGTGGTGATCATCCGCGGCCTCAAGGGCTCCGAGGTCCTGCACCTCGTGGATGGCTTCCGTCTCAACAACGCGTTCTTCCGTAACGCGCCCAACCAGTACGTGGCCCTGGTCGATCCGCTCAATCTTGCGGGAATCGAGGCGGTGCGCGGTCCGATGTCGACGCTGTACGGCAGCGATGCCATGGGCGGCGTCGTGCAGTTCCTGACTCCCGAGCCGCGGTTCGCGGGCGCGGACTGGCAGGCGGGCGGTCTGCTGCGGGGGCGGTGGTCCAGCGCCGACCGTAGCTGGCACGGCCGGGCCGGGTTCGAGACCGGGCGCGACGGTGTGGCAATCACCGGCGGCGTGAGCTGGCAGGACGTCGGCACCCTGCGGGTCGGCGGCGGCGAGCGCCTGCCGTTCACGCAGTTCCAGCAGCGCAGCGGCGACCTCAAGCTGCTGCTCACCCCGGCCGGCAGCGCGCATGCGCTGATGGCGTCGTTCCAGTACAGCAAGCAGCCGGAAACGCCGCGCCACGATGCGCTGGTGCCGGGATTCGGGCAGTCGCTGCCCGACAACGCGGAGTTCCTGTTCAAGCCGCAGGCCCGCGAATTCGGTCACCTGCGCTATCGCTACACCGACGCCCTGCCGTTCGCCGACGACATCGAGGTCCATCTGGGTCGCCAGAAAGTCGTCGACGACCGGACCACCCGCGAGACCGGCACGGCGAACCGGGACCTCGAACGCAACGCCAGCATCCTGCGGGGTATCACCGCGCAAATGACCAAGACCCTGGGCGAACGCCATTTCCTGACCTATGGCGTTGAGTGGTACGACGACCGGGTCGACAGCTTCCGCGAGCGCGTCAACATCAATACCGGGGCGGTGACGGCGCGGCCGAGCCGCTACCCGGATGGCTCGACGATGGCCTCCCTGGCCGCCTACGTGGCGGACGACTGGCTGATCACAGACCGCCTGGACGTCAACCTCGGCCTGCGCTACAGCCGCTTCGACATCGACCTGCCGCCCACCATCAACGGCATCGGGGTGTCGCTGTCGCCCTCCGATGTGAACGGTCACCTGGGTCTTGCCTTCAAGCTGGGCGAGCACCTGCGCCTGGTCGGCAATGCCGGGCGCGGCTTCCGCGCGCCCAACATCTTCGACCTGGGCACCTTCGGCGACCGGCCCAGCAACCGCTTCAACATCCCCAACCCGGACCTGGCGCCGGAGACCGTGAACACCTTCGACCTCGGCCTGAAGTACGTGGATCCGGCCTGGCAATGGGAGCTGATGGCGTTCCGCTCCAACTATCGCGACAAGATCACCTCGGTGCTGACCGGGGAGCTGACCGACACCGGGCGGGCGATCGTGCAGTCGCGCAACGCCACCCGCCTTGTCCTCGAGGGACTGGAATCCGGACTGCGCTGGATGCCGACGGCGGAATGGCAGGTCTACGCCACCGGCACCTGGACGCGCGGTGACGAACGATTCGAGGGCGAGCAGTATCCCGCCGACCGGATCCCGCCCCTGTTCGGCAAGCTGGGTGCGCGCTGGGCGTTCGCTCCGGGCTGGGAGCTTGAGGGCTGGAGCGTGTACGCCGGCAGCCAGGACCGCCTGAGCCCGCGCGACGCCAGCGACGCCCGCATCAATCCGCAGGGTACGGCCGGCTGGGCCACCGTCAATGCCCGGGTGGGCTGGCAGGCCACCGAGGCGGTGATGCTGCAGCTGACCGCCGCAAACCTTGCCGACAAGCGCTATCGGGAGCACGGGTCCGGCCTGGACGAGCCCGGCCGCAACCTGTCGCTGGCGCTGGACTGGCGCTTCTGA